From the genome of Ziziphus jujuba cultivar Dongzao chromosome 6, ASM3175591v1, one region includes:
- the LOC107434615 gene encoding probable LRR receptor-like serine/threonine-protein kinase At1g12460: MRKLHFLRLCHALLLCLLSCFLGIHTVLTLTEKEILLQFKGNVTNDPYNSLGRWVPSGNPCLDYSGVFCNPEGFVEKIVLWNTSLAGVLSPALSGLKSLRILTLFGNQFKGNIPQDYAGIQTLWKINLSSNALSGSIPEFIGDLSNIRLLDLSRNAFSGKIPSALFNHCLKTKFVSLSHNTLFGSIPESLANCSNLEGFDFSFNELNGGIPARICDIPRLDYVSMRSNLLSGSVEEQFSACQSLEVLDLSSNLFTGSAPFQLLGSKNLTHLNVSNNGFTGKLPDVTTCSERMEILDASWNDLEGEIPLSITNCRRIKLLDFGSNKLTGTIPPGLGDLENLWVIKLGNNSITGTIPKELASIQLLQVLDLHSLNLAGEIPSDVSNCRYLRELDVSGNALEGEISKNLYNMTNLEILDLHHNRLNGSIPPTLGNLSKLVTLDLSENSLSGPIPSSLGNLTKLTHLNLSFNNLSGTIPTNIQNYGALAFSDNPLLCGSPLDKSCSASGNNTNSGSKKTKQLTVSAIVAIVAAAVIFTGVCLVSIINIMARRKKKDNQTMFVESTPLGSTELNGIIGKLVLFSKSLPSKYEDWESGTKALLDKECLIGGGSIGTVYRTTFEGGVSIAVKKLETLGRIRNQDEFEHEIGRLGNLHHPNLVAFQGYYWSSTMQLILSEFITNGNLYDNLHGLHYPGTSTGGGNSELYWSRRFKIALGTARALAYLHHDCRPPILHLNIKSTNILLDENFEGKLSDYGLGKLLPILDNYGLTKFHTAVGYVAPELAQSLRLSDKCDVYSFGVILLELVTGRKPVESPAANEVVILCEYVRGLLESGSASDCFDRSLRGFVENELIQVMKLGLICTSEVPSRRPSMAEVVQVLESIRNGSES; this comes from the exons ATGAGAAAGCTCCATTTTCTCCGTCTTTGTCATGCTCTTCTTCTGTGCTTACTTTCTTGCTTCCTTGGAATCCATACGGTTTTAACTCTAACTGAGAAAGAGATTCTGCTTCAATTCAAAGGGAATGTCACAAACGATCCGTACAATAGCTTGGGCAGGTGGGTTCCAAGTGGGAATCCTTGCTTGGATTACAGTGGTGTGTTCTGTAATCCTGAAGGGTTTGTAGAGAAGATTGTTTTATGGAACACTAGCTTGGCTGGAGTGTTGTCTCCGGCTTTGTCGGGGTTAAAATCTTTGAGGATTTTGACATTGTTTGGGAATCAATTCAAGGGAAATATCCCACAAGATTATGCTGGCATTCAAACATTGTGGAAGATTAATCTGAGCTCCAATGCTTTATCCGGGTCGATCCCGGAGTTTATTGGCGATTTATCTAACATTAGGCTTTTGGATTTGTCAAGGAATGCCTTTTCTGGGAAAATTCCATCAGCTTTGTTTAATCATTGTTTGAAAACCAAGTTTGTTTCTCTGTCTCATAACACTCTCTTCGGTTCCATTCCTGAATCATTGGCCAATTGCTCCAACCTTGAAGGGTTTGATTTCTCATTCAATGAACTAAATGGTGGCATTCCTGCTCGAATATGTGATATTCCGAGGTTGGATTATGTTTCAATGAGAAGCAATTTATTATCAGGTAGTGTCGAGGAACAATTTTCCGCATGCCAGAGCTTGGAAGTGTTGGATCTTAGTAGCAATTTGTTTACTGGGTCTGCCCCTTTTCAGCTTCTTGGATCGAAAAATCTTACCCATTTGAATGTGTCAAATAATGGGTTTACTGGAAAGCTTCCTGATGTGACAACTTGTAGTGAGAGAATGGAGATTCTTGATGCTTCGTGGAATGATTTGGAAGGGGAAATTCCTCTGAGCATTACAAATTGTAGACGCATTAAGCTTTTGGATTTTGGGTCTAACAAGCTTACGGGGACTATTCCACCTGGGCTTGGAGATCTAGAGAATCTTTGGGTGATCAAATTAGGTAATAATTCAATAACCGGGACAATTCCTAAGGAGTTAGCTAGCATTCAGCTGCTTCAGGTTTTGGATTTGCACAGCCTCAACCTCGCCGGGGAAATTCCAAGCGATGTAAGCAATTGCAGATATCTTCGAGAGCT GGATGTTTCTGGTAATGCTCTGGAGGGAGAGATTTCTAAGAACCTTTACAACATGACTAACCTTGAAATACTGGACCTGCATCACAACCGGTTAAATGGAAGCATTCCACCTACCCTTGGAAACTTGTCAAAATTAGTTACTCTTGATCTCTCTGAAAATTCACTTTCTGGGCCAATCCCTTCTTCTCTTGGAAACTTAACAAAGTTAACCCATTTGAATCTTTCGTTTAATAATCTCTCAGGGACTATTCCTACAAATATCCAGAATTATGGTGCATTAGCGTTTTCTGACAACCCATTGCTCTGTGGTTCTCCTTTGGACAAGTCATGCTCAGCAAGTGGCAATAATACAAATTCCGGGTCAAAAAAAACCAAGCAACTTACTGTATCTGCCATTGTTGCAATTGTTGCTGCTGCAGTGATCTTTACAGGGGTGTGTCTGGTTTCCATTATAAACATTATGGCCCGGCGGAAGAAGAAAGACAATCAGACAATGTTTGTTGAGAGCACACCTCTCGGTTCAACTGAGTTGAATGGTATAATTGGGAAATTGGTTCTTTTCAGCAAAAGTTTACCATCAAAGTATGAAGACTGGGAGTCTGGCACAAAAGCTTTGCTCGATAAGGAATGTCTAATAGGTGGTGGATCCATTGGTACGGTCTACAGAACTACTTTTGAAGGTGGAGTCTCAATTGCAGTGAAAAAACTCGAGACTCTGGGAAGAATCAGAAACCAAGATGAGTTTGAGCATGAAATTGGACGGCTAGGCAATCTTCACCATCCCAATTTGGTAGCTTTTCAAGGATACTATTGGTCCTCAACAATGCAGTTGATATTATCTGAATTTATCACAAATGGGAATTTGTATGACAACCTGCATGGTCTTCACTATCCAGGCACCAGCACCGGCGGTGGCAATAGTGAATTGTATTGGTCTAGGAGGTTTAAGATTGCTCTTGGAACAGCAAGAGCCCTTGCCTACCTTCACCATGACTGCAGACCTCCAATTCTCCATCTGAACATTAAATCAACTAACATTCTGTTAGATGAGAATTTCGAGGGAAAGTTGTCTGATTATGGGTTGGGAAAATTGCTTCCTATCTTGGACAATTATGGTTTAACCAAATTCCACACTGCTGTAGGCTATGTTGCACCAGAGTTGGCTCAAAGTTTGAGATTGAGTGATAAATGCGATGTCTATAGCTTCGGAGTAATTCTTCTAGAGCTAGTCACTGGTAGGAAACCAGTTGAGAGTCCAGCAGCAAATGAGGTTGTAATTTTGTGTGAATATGTAAGGGGATTATTGGAGAGTGGTTCTGCTTCAGATTGCTTTGATAGAAGCTTGCGTGGTTTCGTAGAGAACGAACTGATTCAGGTCATGAAGTTGGGGCTGATTTGCACGTCCGAGGTTCCTTCAAGAAGACCAAGCATGGCTGAGGTTGTTCAGGTTCTTGAGTCCATTAGAAATGGATCAGAATCATAG